The genome window TGATTATAGTCCATATACGGCTATGTGGCTTGTTTTTAAGCTAGTTTATCAAGCCGACGTAGGTTGCCAAGGATGGATGGTCTGGGCCCATATTCGTTGCACTTTTTTGGGAGCTTTGTAGTTTTCACTGAACTACTTGAGAGTATTGAAAATGAAAAAAAGAGTCACTGTTACCATCAAGAAGGCCGGATTCAGAGCAACTAAAACAGAAGTAGGTGTCACAAAAAAAGGAAACAAAATAACTTCTGAAAGAAGTGCTGATATATCTCTCTCAGATGATAAATCTTCAGAAGCTGCAAATACTCAAGCTCATCTAGATCTATCAACAGTATCAAAAGAACAAAGATGTCCAATGTGCGGCGAGACTATAACGAAAAAGTACAGGAAACACACGAAAAGCTGTCAGCAAAGAATTGAGAAAGAGAGAAAAGAGAAACGAGCGATGTTCAATGCTCAGCTAAAAAAGCTGAGGAAAAGTCAGATAAGTTCGACAGGATACAAACCTAAAACCAAGAGCATTACCAGCAAGAAAAAAAGCATGGAGACATTGTCCTCTATTCTCAAGTGGGAGTAAGGAATGATGAGGTGCTTTTTTGTTCATTATGCAAGAAAAAATCATCTACAACATGGCGTTACACTAAGAGCAATAAAGGCCCGGTTGACTTGTGTATAAATTGCAAAGCAGTGGCGCCCAGAATGAAACAGAAATCAAGACGGGAAGGTTTTTTGATAAGACTTCCTGGTTCGTTTGAGAATGGTAAATCTAGTAAATAGATATTGGAGTCGGTTAACTTTGATATGGATGGTATCTCTCATTTTGCCTTAGCTTTTTGCCAAGGCGGCATTAGACTTGATTTATAGTCCACATAGTTAGTTTCTGATAGTTTGGCAAGCCAAGTGAATACGCACAGTACAACGGCTGGACACATGTAATGTACTTGTGTAGTTTTCTCGGTTCTTAAAGTAATACGAAAAGGACTTCATGATGGGAAAGTTGAAAAAAACAGCTGAACTTGGTGTGGGTGCGGGTGGAGCAATCTCAACTGTTTGTGGTCTGGTTGCTGATTTTTTTATGCCAGTTGCTCCGTATGGTATCTATTTAGGCTTCGCTGGCCTTCTACTACTCCTAATTTCGATAGTGTTATTTTTTACTCCGTTCACTAATAAAAGGCTGGCTGTAGCTATGAACGATAGCTGGTATCTGCCTTCTTTTGTCTTATTATTAGTCTTTACTACTTCAATGTTCGGTTTTTACTACTTTGGTAAAAGTGTACAAGGTGGTAGCGGTTATTTAGCTGGTAGTTTTGAAGAACTGAGCCATTTACAATCTCAAATTCTTGCAACTAATCTTCAGATAGAAGCAAACACAAGAGAGACTGCTTCGAATACAAAGCGTACTTCTGAAAATACTGATGCTTTGACTCGATTGGTCAAACGAGAAACTAGTGGCGATCCCCGTAAGGAGCTTGGAAATTTGGGATGGAGTTGGTCTCAGAACTCTTTTTACGATGCCGTATTAACCAATAACGATGTTGTAGTAGACCTCTTTTTGCAGGGTGGAATGAGTCTTAATTCAACAGACTATTACAGCAACAATTTAGTAGCTCTCATATCATCTCCAAGGTCACATACTCAGCTTATAAAGTTGCTCAGAGCAAACAGTATAGAAAAAAATACAATTAATTCCTTGTCTTCATCTGTAGCTGTAATCGAGAACACAGTCCTCAGCCGGCAGCTCGAATCTTACTATCCTTCAATGGATTATAACAACTTAAACAAACCTTTCGCGAATCAAATGCAGATGACCCCATTGATAACTGCTATTTTCATGAATAATAGTGAATTAGCAGAACTGCTGATTCGAAAAGGAGCATCCACAGAGACTTATTGCAGTGCGTACGACGTAAATAATCCTAATTCATGTTTACTTCATACAAACCCTGTGCAGGAAGCTCGTAAAAAGGGGATTTTATTAAATTAAGTATATTCAATGAAAGCTTCTATTCTATAACCTCTTCTCCGTGTGTTTTATAAGCAGCACTATTGCAATTTGTTCCAATAGTGCATGTTTCTTGGGCTTATGCTGCAATGTAAAACATAAAGTCTAAATAACTGTATTTCAGAATAATAGACCCATGTAGTAGTCAAGACTTCGACTCTGTCAGTGACTTCAAAGTGCTTGTCGGAGTGTCCTTGACTTAGCTTGGTAGTAATTGTGGGTATGAGTTTGTGTTTGTAGTCCATATAACAGCTCTGTGGCTTGTTTTAAGCCAGTTTAGCAAGCCGAGGTAATAAGCCAATATTTCTCACTTTAAGCTCATAATTTGATCAGCGATTACGCAAAGATTTAGCCCACCAAACTTATTTTCCTTCTTCGCTACGATCCCAACTACATCGTAGTTAATATCGAAAACAGGACCACCACTGTTTCCACCTTGGAGAGGTTTGTCTACCTCGAAATAATTTACCAAGCTCTTAGTTATGAGGTTGGAAATGCCGCATAAATAGGTCGAGTGAGGGTTTCCAGTGTCGTATGATGGAAAGCCCTTGATAACGAGGCTTTGCATTAATTTGGGGGGTGGGCCGCTAGTTTAACTGAGGATTCCAACTCAGTTACCGGCACATCTTCAATTTGGCAAATCGCTAAGTCTCGATGCCAACATGTCTTTAATGGGGTGAGAGTGTATTTTGTGAAAGGACTACCCTGTCTGAATATTACTAACTTGGAGTAGTGCTGCTTAGAATCTAAATCGCCAATCACATGGGCTGAAGTAACTATTCCTATACCATCCAAATTGAAGCCTGTTCCTTGAGCTTCAATCATTCCATCTCTTGAAAACGCTTCAATTACCCAGAGAGATTTATTCGCGTTTTCTTCTGGAGCTGTAGTTTCAAAAAAAGCGAGTTTTAATTCTGGCTCAACAAGCTTGTTAAATCGCTTGGTTAATTTTGTGTAGATGGGATTCATTACTCCTCGAACTTGGCTCAGAAAAAGTAACTTACCTCGTACGACATGCATAAATGAGACAGGGCTCAATGATGGTCTCTGCTTCGTTCTGAATTTCTCATTGTATTTTTGCTCAGCAGATTCGTATCCAAACTTTTCCCAAGCATAGAGCATGGAGGCAATTTGCTTAACATAGCTACGCTTAACATTAGGAGTGTTATTTACCGTAAGCCCCGTTACCTCCATACGGACTCCAGGGTGAGATAGTCGTGTTTTTGAAGAGTTGAGCTTGAACCCACTGTCCTCGATAATTTCTAGAAGTTTTCTGCCTACTGTGTGTTTGCCGTCAGAGGTTTCAGTGACGATAGAGCTAGGTAACCTTGAGAGTTTGCAAGTAAAAGAGAATGTTATGTCGTCAGCATACCGCGTATAGCGACAGTTATGTTCAGCAGCTAATACCTGAAGCTTGGCGTCCATCTTTCTTGCAATCATGTTAGAAATAATTGGTGATGTCGGAGCGCCCTGAGGGAGCTTGCTCTGACACACACATATCTGGGCCAGGATGGTTGCTACTGAGTGATTAAAGTTGAATGGATCTGCCTGAAAGAGGTTCCGAATTCTGACAAAATGAATTGAGCCGTAAAAGTCTTCCAGATCTATGTTGAAAATAAACTTTCTGTCGAGATGTGCCTGGGCATTCGTGACAATACTCCTGTTATGAATAAAGCCATGAACTGAGGGTTTTGGAATGTATATTTCGTACAAAATATCTTTGAGTTTGCGCTGGATGCTTTTCAAATTTTTTGATGGTGACTTTATTATTCGTTTCCCACCGTTTTTTTTATTTAACTCAAAGGTTGTGTACTGAAAATCATGGTGACGGTACAGAATTCTGGCGAGTGATTTGTAGCTCATCCCAAAAAGACTTGCTACATCTTCTGCTGTCCTTAATTTAAGGAATGCCTCTTTTGTCATAAGTTGGAAGGGAACCTAGTTATTTCTCTTATACAACAACAGCGACCAAGGGACACCCATAGACGCCAGTAAGACCAGAAGAATAACCTTGTGATTTACTACCGCAGATAGACAGCAGAGATTAATACCTCTAGATTCCCTTCCACTAACAGATGATGATTGAAGCCAGTCTATTGTGTCAAGCGTAGTAAGTGGAAAGAAATTAATCGTTATCCGCTCAGCCGCCGGTTGCAAATTCAGGCAGCTCGAACCATCTATCACTGCCTGTTATAATGCCAGCCCGATGTCTCCGTAGCTCAGCTGGATAGAGCGTCCCCCTCCTAAGGGGAAGGCCGCAGGTTCGACTCCTGCCGGGGACGCCATTTAATCTTCATTTTTTCAATGAGTTACATTGCTCTGGTTTCAGCGTCGTATCCTCAAAATACTCATTTGGGACAATTTTGGGACACTCAAAATGCGTATTAGCCAGTGACCATTTATCTGTGGTTCGCTTTCAACCTATCGGCTTACTCTTTTATCCATACTAACTGGTATTCATTTTCCCTTTTTACAGATGATGAATGCACTCTCTGTTTTTCTGCAAGACACAGCAAGAGATCAGTCCCTCTATCAGCATAGATTGATAAATATAGTGATCAGTGGCATCTAAAGTTTAATCAAACTTTGGCGATACGCTCTTTATCACTAACTCATATTAAATTATTCATTAAAAAAGGCTACCCGTGGATAGCCCTTTTTTGCTTATATGACTAAGAAAAATATAAAGCCAATCAGTTTAGTCAGTATCGCCAGCAAATACGCGTTTTTCAATAACGCCATGAACTCCCCAGTTACCGTCAACAACTTGCGTTATACCGAAGTCAGCAGATACCGACATCAGTGAAATGGCTTCATCTTCACTGAGCCCTTTAGCTGTCATCAAAAAGTGACGCATTTTTCTAAAAGCATCACGCATGGCGTTATCAATAGACGATTTTGAGTAAATTTCACTCTGCGCTTTTTCTCCAAGTGCTTCGAGATAGTTAGGATAACTAAAGCCGTGAACAACCCATTCGGTGTCTGTTTCCAGAAGAGGATAATCCAGACCTGCCAAAACCGTCTCTTGCAGCTCATTTTGTTTATGGAGGATTACTTGAACGACGCCTGTCATTGAGGTTTCAATGGCAGTACCAGCAAGTTCAGAGTCACCTTGTGCAGCATGAGGATCGCCTGCACTGAGTAAAGCACCTTCAACAGCAACTGGGTAGTACATGGTGCCACCTTTACCAATACGCCAGTCATCAATGTTGCCACCAAAGTAACCGGGTGGAATAGAGTCGACATAATCTGTTTCGACCGGAGCTACACCCATTGTTCCAAAATGCAATCTGACTGGGACACGAATATTCTCAAGTACTTTTGTATTTTTGGTGATTTTGCTGTGATCAACGGGAACACCGGGGTAGTCAATTTTTTCATGGACAACACCATTGGGATCAGTCTGTGGAACCCATTGATAGTTATAGACGGCTTTTGCCCAGTCTTTCTCGCCTGTTGCATCAAGCTCAAAAATAGTGATGACTTCACGCGGTTTGGGGTCTTCGATCATATCGTTGTAGTGATACCCCCACCATGCTGCAGCATTAACGCCATATGTTTTGCCAGCATACTTAGGATTACCAGAAGGGCGTGGGTACATATCCAGAATACGTACTTCAAGGACATCACCAGGTTCTGCACCACAGACATAGACTGGGCCTGTTAAGACATGGACACCAAACCCTTCTCCGGCTCCACGACCATAGATTGACGCATCCATGGGGCCAGCACCTCGCCTGTCCACACCTTTATCATTTTTTTCCCATTTGAAAACGCTCTCAGCGCCAGGATCACCCTTTATCATTCTTTCTGCATCGTCATTAGCATGATGAGTCAGCGTTTCCAGGGTGACAAAATCACCAGAGTGGACAATGGCTTGTGGCGTTTTATTTTTACTAAAGTAGCCCCAATGAACGGTTTTATTGTTAGCCGGAATATAGTGATGTTTCGCTTCAGTTGATTCTGACTCGCAGCTTATTTCAGCAAATGCAGGGCTACCTAGTAGCGTGGCAAAAATAGAACTGGCAATGAAACCAGTATGTTTGAAAGGACTGACTTTGTTCATTAATAACTGCTCCGTATTTTTTAAAATTAAAAATCATTTTAAAAACAAGCAGATAAGGTGCCATCTTTCGAGATTGAAGAAAAAAGAAGGTTAGTTATTGTTTTTTCTGAATTTTATGTGGATGTAGATGTAGTTCTACGCTATCTTTGCCGGTACTGTGATGGATCATCTTAGAGCAAATGCGCGATATTGATGCGGGTAGATATCTGGTGGCGTGATCGCATGAGCTGGAATTAAGCCTTCTCAAGTACAAAATGATATTTATCATCGACTTCAGATGTGTCTATCAACTGATTACCCGTCATTTTACAAAATGCTGGAATATCTTTATTGGCGCCTTTATCGGTAGCAATTAATAACAGTTTCTGGCCGGATGTCATGTCCGCCAATGCTTTTCGAGCTTTTAATACTGGAAGAGGGCAATTAAGGCCGGATGTATCAATTTCTTTGTAAAATTCTGACATACTAGTTGTCCAATCTATTCTTAAAAATGACGCAATGATAAACGGATTTGTATTCACTGTCTTGCTGGAACCGTGTGCCCACATGATGAGTCTATTTGGCTTATGAGAACACTATATTACATCGTAAGTTTACTTTTTTTAGCCATCTAAGCACAAGCTGGGCGCTGGATATTGCCCTACCAGAGATGGGGGATAGCGCAGGTGAATTAATCTCTCCCCGAGAAGAACAGGAGATTGGTCAGGCTTTTTTCTGGCGCTTACAACAAAGCACGGACTTGGTCGAAGATCCTGAAGTGAATAGCTACATCCAGTCTTTAGGTTACCGCTTGGCCTCGAATAGTAACGAACCTAATTTGAACTACACCTTTTTTGTCGTGCCCGATGGTACGGTCAATGCCTTTGCCACTCCAGGTGGCTATGTGGGGGTTAACTCCGGATTGATTCTTACAGCCGCCAATGAAGATGAGCTGGCTTCTGTCATGTCGCATGAGATTGCCCACATCACCCAGCGTCACATCTTAAGAAGTTTTGAAAATTCGAAACGTATGACCATACCCCGCACAGCTGCCATGATTGCTGCTGCGCTGTTGGGGGCTGCGGATCCCAAAGCCGGTTCGGCCGCTATCATGGCAGTTCAGGCCGGAAGTATTCAGAGCCAGATTGACTATACCAGAGCGAATGAAGCGGAAGCGGACAATATAGGTATGCAGACATTGGTTCGATCAGGCTTCAATCCTGAAGCGATGCCAAGCTTTTTCGAGAAGTTACAGCAAGCCAGTCGGTTTTATGGGGGCGATGCGGTTCCTGAGTTTTTACGAACTCACCCTGTCACGACTTCGCGTATAGCCGATGCCAGAGGGCGAGCTTCTCAATTAAGTGTAAAGCCGAGGTTGTCTGATCATGAGCAGTTTTATCTGATTAAAGAAAAGCTGCGAGTGATGACGGCTCAAGATAGTGGGGAATTGATTAAGTATTATCAACATCAATTGACCAGAGATGATCTAGTCAATAAAGACCCTGTGAATTACGGTTATGTGCTGGCTTTGATTAAAAATGCACAGTACACAGCGGCTCGCCAGCGTTTGATGCCATTAATTGACAAAGAACCTGATCGCTTAACCTATCAACTCGCTTTAGCGGATATCGAATTATCTGTGGGCAGAGTAAAAGCAGCACTCGATATTTACGAAGATAATCAGCGATTGTACCCTGATGATCGTGCGCTGACTTTGAATCAGGTCCATGCTCTGTTAAGAACGGCTAGACCTGCAGAAGCGGCGAAGTTATTACAAACACAAATAGAGCTAGGTGAGGGCGGGCGCCAGATATACAGACTGATGGCGCAAGCGAAAGGGGACATGGGGCAAAAAAGTGAGTCACATGCCTGGCTTGCAGAGTACTATTATGAGTCTGGTTTACTCAAAGCGGCTGCAGACCAGTTGCATTTAGCTGCAGAGGCGGCAGGCAGAAATGAGTATCAACTATCAAAAATTGCTTCAAGGTTGAGAGAAGTTGAGAATGCCATGAGCGAAATGGAAAATTAAACGTGATGGAGAATTCAGACAAAAGCCGGCGAGATTTTTTGAAGAGTGCTATCTCAGCCTCGACATTGGCATTGGTGGCGAGTTCAGGTTTATTAGCT of Methylophaga marina contains these proteins:
- a CDS encoding acetamidase/formamidase family protein — protein: MNKVSPFKHTGFIASSIFATLLGSPAFAEISCESESTEAKHHYIPANNKTVHWGYFSKNKTPQAIVHSGDFVTLETLTHHANDDAERMIKGDPGAESVFKWEKNDKGVDRRGAGPMDASIYGRGAGEGFGVHVLTGPVYVCGAEPGDVLEVRILDMYPRPSGNPKYAGKTYGVNAAAWWGYHYNDMIEDPKPREVITIFELDATGEKDWAKAVYNYQWVPQTDPNGVVHEKIDYPGVPVDHSKITKNTKVLENIRVPVRLHFGTMGVAPVETDYVDSIPPGYFGGNIDDWRIGKGGTMYYPVAVEGALLSAGDPHAAQGDSELAGTAIETSMTGVVQVILHKQNELQETVLAGLDYPLLETDTEWVVHGFSYPNYLEALGEKAQSEIYSKSSIDNAMRDAFRKMRHFLMTAKGLSEDEAISLMSVSADFGITQVVDGNWGVHGVIEKRVFAGDTD
- a CDS encoding beta-barrel assembly-enhancing protease: MAYENTILHRKFTFFSHLSTSWALDIALPEMGDSAGELISPREEQEIGQAFFWRLQQSTDLVEDPEVNSYIQSLGYRLASNSNEPNLNYTFFVVPDGTVNAFATPGGYVGVNSGLILTAANEDELASVMSHEIAHITQRHILRSFENSKRMTIPRTAAMIAAALLGAADPKAGSAAIMAVQAGSIQSQIDYTRANEAEADNIGMQTLVRSGFNPEAMPSFFEKLQQASRFYGGDAVPEFLRTHPVTTSRIADARGRASQLSVKPRLSDHEQFYLIKEKLRVMTAQDSGELIKYYQHQLTRDDLVNKDPVNYGYVLALIKNAQYTAARQRLMPLIDKEPDRLTYQLALADIELSVGRVKAALDIYEDNQRLYPDDRALTLNQVHALLRTARPAEAAKLLQTQIELGEGGRQIYRLMAQAKGDMGQKSESHAWLAEYYYESGLLKAAADQLHLAAEAAGRNEYQLSKIASRLREVENAMSEMEN
- a CDS encoding sulfurtransferase TusA family protein, translating into MSEFYKEIDTSGLNCPLPVLKARKALADMTSGQKLLLIATDKGANKDIPAFCKMTGNQLIDTSEVDDKYHFVLEKA
- a CDS encoding reverse transcriptase domain-containing protein, encoding MTKEAFLKLRTAEDVASLFGMSYKSLARILYRHHDFQYTTFELNKKNGGKRIIKSPSKNLKSIQRKLKDILYEIYIPKPSVHGFIHNRSIVTNAQAHLDRKFIFNIDLEDFYGSIHFVRIRNLFQADPFNFNHSVATILAQICVCQSKLPQGAPTSPIISNMIARKMDAKLQVLAAEHNCRYTRYADDITFSFTCKLSRLPSSIVTETSDGKHTVGRKLLEIIEDSGFKLNSSKTRLSHPGVRMEVTGLTVNNTPNVKRSYVKQIASMLYAWEKFGYESAEQKYNEKFRTKQRPSLSPVSFMHVVRGKLLFLSQVRGVMNPIYTKLTKRFNKLVEPELKLAFFETTAPEENANKSLWVIEAFSRDGMIEAQGTGFNLDGIGIVTSAHVIGDLDSKQHYSKLVIFRQGSPFTKYTLTPLKTCWHRDLAICQIEDVPVTELESSVKLAAHPPN